The following is a genomic window from Bacteroidia bacterium.
ATCCTGTGGTTTACGTCCGTGGTGTCAGTATTCCAACAAATGTCAACAAACAAACCGATGCTGCATTCGGCCGTGGACGCGTTGCCGGCTAGCGGAGGATCAGCATTATGGGACGGGGCGTATGCCGGTTTAATAGAACTTATCAACAATGGTGTAAACCAATGTCGGGCCATGATTCTCGTCACAAACGGCTACTCTTATGGCTCGACTCGTCAAATGTCGGAGGTCCTCGACCTCGCGATCAGGCATCGCATCCGCGTGTTCTCGGTAGGTTTGGGTTCCGTAGCCAATGGCGCGGCTCTGGACTCGATCGCGCAGCTGACAGGCGGTGAGTACTTCCATGCACCCAACGGTAGCCAGTCGGGGGCGATCAGCGCCGAGTTGTACTCTCTCATCTCTAGCTATTTAGGCTTTCCACCCGTAATAACCTACGAACGTGATTGCGCCGACGGTGGTGTACGCTCGGTGCAACTCGGTGTGAATAATTTCTGTGGCGGTTCGGATACAGTTGTAACTTCATATACAGCACCACTTGACTCGTCAACTTTTAGCAGTATCCATTTGAAGCTTGGGGACGTCAACGCCGGGGGTGGCAACGATTTCGTTGTTCCTTTGAACTTGATAACTCCGATTCAAAATAAATCGATCTCCCCATTCTCATTCACTTTGTCAGTGGATACATCGTGTGTGAAGTTCGTGACCGCATCGACTGCATCGAGTACGCTTTTGTCGGGGATGCCTCTTTCAGTGATGCAGGTTCCCGGTGGCGTTAGTATTTCCGTTAATGATGAGAAAAATATTGACGGAACCGGTTTGCTCATGGAACTAACTTTACATGCTTCCGCACCAGTCGATTCGGTTCAATGTCAGATTCGAGCCACAAACGTCATGTTAGCGAACGGTTGCTTCCGCCCAAGCATCGAGCCGAGTGCAGTTCGCATCATAAATCTTAACATCCCAATTATAACGGCGGACGGACCACAGTCATTTTGTGAGGGCGACAGCGTTGTACTCAGCGCCTCGGGCGGATTTTGGTCATATCTTTGGTCAACCGGACAAACATCACAAAACATTACCGTCCGCCATAGTGGTACATTCTGGGTACGAACTGTCGATCAACAGGGAGTTCAGGCGACCTCGGGAAGCGTACAAGTGTTCGTCCAGCCTGCACCAGCTCCTGTTATCATGCCATCGGGCACGATCCGTTTATGCAAGGGCGGTTCGGTAGAATTGGACGCAGGCGGTGGGTATACGTCGTATCAATGGAATAATGGGAAACAACAGCGGAGGATTTCCGTCAGCACGGCGGGTGTTTACGCTGTGACGGTTACTTCGAGCTACGGATGTTCCGGTACCTCTGCGCCCGTCATCATTAGCATTGGGGATTCACTGCAGCCCGTCATTCGACCGGAGGGTCCCACTTCGTTTTGCGATGGCGGCAGTGTTGTGCTCGATGCGGGTGCCGGATATGCGACGTATCGCTGGTCTAACGGGGCAACGACGCAAAAAATCATGGCATCGAATTCAGGTGTGTTTGCGGTGACGGTGACCGATGATAAGGGTTGCGTCGGAATATCAGATCTGCTCTCGGTGGAGAAATACCAAGCACCCGAACCCAAAATCTCCCCAACGGGGCCGATCATGATCTGTGAGGGCGACTCCGTCTTGCTGGATGCGGGTCCAGGCTACTCCAGCTATCAATGGAACGATGGTACGACATCGTCGATGAAGGTAGTACGAAATGCTGGAAAATATTTCGTGACGGTTCATGACATTCATGCGTGCATAGGACATTCTGATACCATCGATGCGAGCACGCTTCCTTCACCTGCAAAACCAATTATTCAACGCACTGTCGACCTCCTAACGACTGGCCTTGCATCCAGTTACCAATGGTATAGGAACGGCATCCCGATACCCTCCGCCGTCAACCAATTCCACATTGTAACGGAACCTGGGATATACCAGGTCCGTATTTCGAACATCGCAGGATGCACAGCCATGTCGGACCCGTTCGACGTTACCGTCACTGGAATCGAGGCCATTCCATCGCCGTCAGCCGCCGCCGAACTGCACGTCTACCCCGAACCAGCGGATAACGTCCTTCATGTCGCGATTCGTTCTGCAGAAGCGGGGTCGATGCGCGTTATCATCAGCGACCTGTCGGGGCGGTATGACGTCCTCCATGACGGTGCGGGTACGCCCCCTGGTTTGGACTTGGTTGTGCCGCTTCGGGAGCGGAGCAAGGGTGTGTACTACGTAATCGTCTTCATACGCGACATGGTGCTGAGTCAGCGGGTGACGAAGTTGTAGTCATGAGGTGCAAACATAGTTTTTTATGCCGATACATCACCTTGCTTCAACTGTGTTATGAAGAAGGTCGAGGGTGGAGGGGGGGCACCATCACGCGACGATATGTATCGCCGCATACGCATTTCTGATCGCTGGATTCTCTATGTATGGTCTCTACCCTGGAGTGAAGTGGGTGGTGATGAGGTGGGTAAGTTCCGGAAATAGGAATAAAAAAGCCCGGTTTGTATCGGGCATAATTCTTGCGTACTATGACCTAAAATTGTGCCAGAACCAGCGAGTCACTTCACGATGGATGCGGAAAGGCAGAAGGAAAATCGCGAGGATGGATCATCTTCACGTAATCAATGGATTGGTCATGCAATAACTTTTATTATTGGTGCATGCATCCCTTTGCTCATCTTTTATATCAGCAAACCACAGTCTCCTGAAGATCAATATGTTGAGAAACAATTGGCTCATTTCCCAAAACTGCTGTCTAAGGATACCGCGAGAGTTGAAGGCACCGCTACACATACGATAGCGCTGACTATTGCGATGGAAAAGTGGCAGAACCGTTTCGATTCAGCGAGGTGGGAAAATAAGGCGCGTGGTATGAACCATTCTCCCATCCCCAATATCAAGTGGTTTAGCGAAGCCGAGATTGTCGAATGTGTCGTCCCCATCACCTTCAGGCTGGTAAATGAGTCACCGGACGAACCGGCGGTCCTTCTATTTGAGGTTGCCGGATCGGTAGATCTCGACACCAAGTTTCATCCATACGATGCTCTTATAGCTGGGAAGTGGACGGAAAAAATCGATACACTCGAATTGAACTTAGACGAGATCGTACCTGCTGACAAGGGCGAACATATCGTAAACTGTATGCTTCGGCTAAATATGAAGAAGAATTCTTCCCGAGTGTATTACTTTGCGGTCTATAAAAACGCATCAGACCAATATTTTTATACGCACTGCGACATCATCTGCAAATACGATATTCCGCTTGACAGTTTGATCAAGCTTAGGTATCAGCCTGGGAAACCTACACTCAATTGGGTCGTTGACCCGTCTAGAGAGGGCATCCAGAGCCTCGTCCCGTTTATTCAGGTTGGTTCGAACTACTACGACACCATTCCGTACGACAAAGTCGACCGTCTCATGTTGGCGTTGGAACAATTGGCGCGAATGCCTGTTCGCGAGGATAGCGAAGACGAAAAGACTCGTTGACCAGCGGCACACCGTAGCCACGCCTTTAGGCGGTGGTCATTCACTTTGGTTCAAGACTGTAGTGAGCCAAAAGCGGGGTGATTTTGAATCGAAGATGCTGATAGTGATAGTGAGGCGCCTACGTTGTCGATGGCAGGTTTATTCCGAAAATAAAATATGTCGTCCTCCGTTACCTGAAAGAGGCACATCGCAAGGTCCATGGTGTGTGGGCGGATTTTTCGGTTGAGGTAAGCTGCAGCAACCGCTCCTGAAACCGCACCTCCGAAGGTGCCAAATCCAGGCAACACTGCGGTTCCCGCTGAACCACCAACTATTGTGCACACGGTAGAAACTCCGAATCGCTGGAACAAAACGAGAGCTTTCATTGCATGCATGCGCCCACGGTCATCAATGTTCACGGACCCGAAGTCACGCTCCACCTTCACTATATCGTAGATCAACCTGATCCCGAGTACAATCTCACTGACGTATGGAAGAAAGTCCCCAACGGCGTCAGGGACATCGATGCCAAAGTTGTCTGCCAGAAGATTCATGTTTTCTTGAACTTCGGAGGTGAGCTCATAATTGGAGAGGTTCACGTGGAGAAGCTGTCCCGCCATTTCCGGATGATGCGTGACAATTGCATCCCTGATCTCATTACTGACCACGAAGAGGGTATCGGGATTAGCTTCCATGCTTGACATTACGTTGTTGGCGTAGCCCGAGCCACCCACTTTGACCTGGAAGAAAACATCGGTGCCCTCAACGTTCGTGCCAAAGATGTCCCATCCTGCTTGATTTTGACTGGAAGCAAGCGAGAAGGAAAATCCAGGATATTCTTGTGCAAGATGCTCCGGCATCCGAATCTCTGCCAGTTTGCCTTTGACGTTACTTATGAATCCTACAGCACTATCCGGACCACGCTCAACCATTTCCAAATACCGATCATAAAGAGAAAATTTTGTGGCGATGTCTGGAGCAGCCCGCTGATAGGCCTCGAAGAGGTCATCTGTCACATTATGAGCATCGAAGATTCCACGCAGTCCAACCTCAAGACCTGCTCCGATTTCTATCGCAAACAGATCGTTTCTCATCCGATTGGACTGTTTGATCGTTTCTGACCACGAGTATCGGCGGTGCTTATTGCGAAGCGGAATACGCTCCAGTTCAGGAAGCTTTGCGTAGGAGTGCATTTCTACCGAACCAGCTGAAAGATTGAGAGCGCGCACGAAATGAACGACAGCACAAGAGCTGCGTAGGCGACAAGTTTGAGATGTTCTGATGGGAGCACCATCTTTTTCTGGTATTTCTCGCCCACGGTTTTGAGCACTCGAGCCTCCGCTGCAGCAATCTGTCCAGTGATGTCCGCCGTTCGTTTATGAAGCTCACAAACAGATTCGTGTAGCTCGATTACCCGAGGGATAAGTGCCAGATTTATTTTGTCCTGTTCTTCCCAAAAGCGGACTTTTTCTGCAATGTTCGGAACTGTTTTCTTTGCCATTTCGATCCGATTTGATGTGAGAGACTCGTTTTGCCACGCAAGGAGTAAGTATCGTGATTTTATCCATTATCAACAAAAAAGAAAAAAATGTTGATATACGATGACAGGGCGGCTAAGAGACCTTACGCGGGTTTCGCCCCAACGATGTTCACGGACAGACTAATCGAATGGAAAAAATGGCAGCGCGAGAATCTTCCCTCTAGATGACTCCAGCACGCAAAAATGATATTAGTTGGGACGGCAATCGCACGACCCTGCCGACAAGTATTGGCGATGCTGATGCATCACAAGCCCGCATTGAATTCGAACGCAGACGCGCAAGGATCCATGAATTAGACTGGTCGAGGGTGGGGCGGGGGAATTTCACCCCCTGCTCTAGTCCTCATCGTTTAGCGCCCTTCGCATTCATGCAGCGTTCAGTTATATCTGACTACAAGTGACAGAACCGTAAGTTCGGTCGCCCCGCTAGAGCTGCCCCAAGAGCCATTACTGCAACGACGAGTTCCATAGTGACCTCCTTCAAAAGAAATTGAATTATGGTGACAAGGGCTCTGCAGCCGGAAAAAACTGAAAGGATTACACCAATGGTTGGACAAACGATTGAGCTTGTTGTGAGTTGAGAAGGAGTCTCAACGATCAATTCAAATCCAATATAGATAATTTCGCTTTATGCAGATAATGGTGTTGATGATGGGCTATTGGTGACGGGCAAACCTCTCGAGTACAGCCCTTCGCGAGTAATGGCTATAGATAGCGATGAACCCCAGAAGGGTTGGTCAACCCAATGCCAATTACCCGCATATTGCGACCCTATCCTCGTGCGACCCTATCCTCGATGAACCACCCTTTTATCTTTCATCGGAGAACCGTACATTCTCCGTACAGATTCCAGCCAACACATGCGAGGTCGTGGTGCTGAATCAGCAGTTTGTAAAACCATGGGGAGGCATTCAAGTACGCTTGAATGGATGGGATAAATGCTGATTTCGATCCCACGTATTCTTCTTGCCGAAATTCTTCCACACGGTGCTACCTTTCCGAATGATGAAGCCCTATGCCGATTCGTTGCGGAGCATTCTAGACGGGAGGTTGCGTGCCGTAGATCAGGATTGAGGGGGATTTGGCACTTATGAAGTTTGGTGAGGCTGATTCTGCCCGCAACTTGCTCTCGCGAGCAGCAAAAATATTCATGGCAACTCAAAATCTGATGCTGGTGCTGATTGGTGAGGCGCCAACTGATACAGAACTGGGAAAATACCAACATGCCCCTTAAAAAATCCGAACTTTACTCCTCACTCTGGAAAAGCTGCGATGAACTGCGCGGCGGAATGGATGCATCGCAGTACAAGGACTATGTGCTGGTGCTGCTGTTCGTCAAGTATGTCTCTGATCGCTATGCGGGGAAAAAGGATTCCCTGATTCAGGTGCCGAAGGGCGGCGGGTTCGCGGACATGGTGACCCTCAGAGGCGACAAGGAAATTGGCGACAAGATCAACAAGATCATCGGGCGGCTCGCTGAAGCGAACGACCTGAAAGGTGTGATCGATGTAGCGGATTTCAATGATGCGGACAAGCTGGGCAAGGGAAAAGAGATGGTAGACCGCCTCTCGAACCTTGTCGCCATCTTTGATGCGCCTGGACTGGATTTCCGTTCCAATCGTGCGGAGGGTGATGATCTGCTTGGTGACGCGTACGAGTACCTCATGCGTCACTTCGCGACGGAGTCCGGGAAGAGCAAGGGGCAGTTCTACACTCCGGCGGAGGTCTCCCGTATCATGGCCAAGGTGATAGGCCTGAGGACTGTGAAGAGCTCCACTCAGACGATATACGATCCTACCTGCGGCTCCGGATCGCTGCTGCTCAAGGCGCACGACGAAGCGAAGGGTAACACGGGAATTGACATCACCATTTACGGCCAGGAGATGGATGTCGCTACCGCCGCGTTGGCGCGCATGAACATGATTCTGCACGACTGTCCGTCAGCTGAGGTTTGGCGTGACAATACGCTTTCCACGCCGCATTTCACTGAGCCGACTGGTGCGCTTAAAACCTTCGACTTTGCGGTTGCAAATCCTCCGTTCTCGACGAAGGCTTGGAGCAATGGCTTCGACCCTGAGAACGATGTGTACGGCCGCTTCCACTATGGTATCCCGCCCATGAAGAATGGCGACTATGCGTTTCTTCTGCATATTCTCGCATCGCTTAAAAGCGCGGGTAAGGGTGCGGTGATTCTGCCGCACGGTGTGTTATTTCGCGGTGGCGCGGAAGGGCAGATCCGCAGGCAAGTTGTGAGTCGGGGCTATATCAAGGGGATCATTGGACTGCCCGCGAATCTGTTCTACGGCACAGGCATCCCCGCCTGCATTATTGTGCTGGACAAGGAGCATGCTGTTGGCCGAAAAGGCATCTTTATGATCGATGCCAGCAAGTACTTCGAGAAGGACGGCAACAAGAACCGACTGCGGGCGCAGGACATTCACAAGATCGTCGATGCATTCACCCGGCAACTGGAGATTGATCGGTATTCCCGCCTGGTGCCGCTCGCGGAAGTAGAGGCAAATGATTTTAATCTGAACATCCCGCGCTATATCGACAGCACGGAGCCGGAGGATCTGCAGGATATTGATGGACATCTGCGCGGAGGCATACCAAATCGCGACATCGATGCTCTCCATCCATACTGGCGGGTGTTCCCGGCCGTGAGGAAGGCATTGTTCAAACGCGCTGATCGCCCGGGATACAGTCTGCTTCGGGTTCCCGCGACAGAGATCAAGAGTACGATCTTCGACCATGAGGAATTTACCGCCTTCAATCAAACTGTTACCGCTCTCTTTGCGCGATGGAAGA
Proteins encoded in this region:
- a CDS encoding VWA domain-containing protein codes for the protein MQFENEFRSTLRPFTTALIIMAVLCSTAEAQPDLTFKRVTLNWPTVALYFTVGCDGNPAYNMTKQDFRVFENGVEIKDFTFWCPDPTIRCAFSVSLVFSASGSMSGSGQATAKQVGHGFIDLMDGLIDEATILWFTSVVSVFQQMSTNKPMLHSAVDALPASGGSALWDGAYAGLIELINNGVNQCRAMILVTNGYSYGSTRQMSEVLDLAIRHRIRVFSVGLGSVANGAALDSIAQLTGGEYFHAPNGSQSGAISAELYSLISSYLGFPPVITYERDCADGGVRSVQLGVNNFCGGSDTVVTSYTAPLDSSTFSSIHLKLGDVNAGGGNDFVVPLNLITPIQNKSISPFSFTLSVDTSCVKFVTASTASSTLLSGMPLSVMQVPGGVSISVNDEKNIDGTGLLMELTLHASAPVDSVQCQIRATNVMLANGCFRPSIEPSAVRIINLNIPIITADGPQSFCEGDSVVLSASGGFWSYLWSTGQTSQNITVRHSGTFWVRTVDQQGVQATSGSVQVFVQPAPAPVIMPSGTIRLCKGGSVELDAGGGYTSYQWNNGKQQRRISVSTAGVYAVTVTSSYGCSGTSAPVIISIGDSLQPVIRPEGPTSFCDGGSVVLDAGAGYATYRWSNGATTQKIMASNSGVFAVTVTDDKGCVGISDLLSVEKYQAPEPKISPTGPIMICEGDSVLLDAGPGYSSYQWNDGTTSSMKVVRNAGKYFVTVHDIHACIGHSDTIDASTLPSPAKPIIQRTVDLLTTGLASSYQWYRNGIPIPSAVNQFHIVTEPGIYQVRISNIAGCTAMSDPFDVTVTGIEAIPSPSAAAELHVYPEPADNVLHVAIRSAEAGSMRVIISDLSGRYDVLHDGAGTPPGLDLVVPLRERSKGVYYVIVFIRDMVLSQRVTKL
- a CDS encoding N-6 DNA methylase, which codes for MPLKKSELYSSLWKSCDELRGGMDASQYKDYVLVLLFVKYVSDRYAGKKDSLIQVPKGGGFADMVTLRGDKEIGDKINKIIGRLAEANDLKGVIDVADFNDADKLGKGKEMVDRLSNLVAIFDAPGLDFRSNRAEGDDLLGDAYEYLMRHFATESGKSKGQFYTPAEVSRIMAKVIGLRTVKSSTQTIYDPTCGSGSLLLKAHDEAKGNTGIDITIYGQEMDVATAALARMNMILHDCPSAEVWRDNTLSTPHFTEPTGALKTFDFAVANPPFSTKAWSNGFDPENDVYGRFHYGIPPMKNGDYAFLLHILASLKSAGKGAVILPHGVLFRGGAEGQIRRQVVSRGYIKGIIGLPANLFYGTGIPACIIVLDKEHAVGRKGIFMIDASKYFEKDGNKNRLRAQDIHKIVDAFTRQLEIDRYSRLVPLAEVEANDFNLNIPRYIDSTEPEDLQDIDGHLRGGIPNRDIDALHPYWRVFPAVRKALFKRADRPGYSLLRVPATEIKSTIFDHEEFTAFNQTVTALFARWKKTYTPRLKNLSIGDRPKTLIEEISEKMLATFANAPLLDAYDVYQHLMEYWAGTMQDDVYIIVQEGWKAILDGKPNTELIPAELIINRYFLLEEEAIEQLESQREDLARQLEELDEEHGGEDGLLADAKNDKGKLTRLSVKARMTDIKTDKDSGDEQKLLDACLALIDAETDARKQVKDAMNALNAKVAAKYAKLDADEIRTLVVDDKWLAALAIAAQSELDRVSQTLTGRIRQLAERYATPLPQLVDEVAALAAKVDGHLKKMGAKT